One Candidatus Zixiibacteriota bacterium DNA segment encodes these proteins:
- a CDS encoding potassium channel protein encodes MENKLRKVFLFLPAVVIVGTIGFKIIEGWDLIDSLYMTIITMATIGFHEVHPLSYWGKLFTIFFVIFGVFPSWGFIVSFLFNTILDGHLQKILGSRKMIKKIGKLKGHYIVCGFGRVGSAVCGELAQNNIPFVVIERAAEMIELVEKNNYFYIKGSSSDDENLKIAGIERATALINTVAEEADAVYITLSARQLNPDLFIISRADNDSVYNKLLRAGATKVISPHIAAGVRMAQAAIKPAVVDFMTVASGGADEGMRIEEIAVKSGSKLEGTILKDSGIRSELGITVIAAKKKGVEMYNNPPPDFYIEAGDTLILVGTSEQLEQLVSFCSA; translated from the coding sequence ATGGAAAATAAATTAAGGAAAGTATTTCTCTTTCTTCCGGCTGTAGTTATTGTTGGAACCATCGGATTTAAGATTATCGAAGGCTGGGATTTAATTGATTCACTGTATATGACCATCATAACGATGGCTACAATCGGTTTTCATGAGGTTCATCCGCTTTCATATTGGGGCAAACTATTTACGATATTTTTTGTGATATTTGGCGTTTTCCCTTCCTGGGGATTTATCGTTAGTTTTTTATTCAATACAATTTTAGATGGGCACCTTCAAAAGATATTAGGGAGCAGGAAAATGATAAAAAAGATAGGCAAACTTAAAGGTCATTACATAGTATGCGGTTTCGGACGGGTTGGCAGCGCTGTTTGCGGCGAGCTGGCTCAGAATAATATTCCGTTCGTAGTAATCGAACGTGCAGCTGAAATGATTGAGTTGGTAGAAAAAAATAATTATTTTTATATTAAAGGCAGCAGCTCTGATGATGAGAACCTTAAAATTGCGGGAATTGAAAGGGCAACAGCTTTAATCAATACTGTTGCCGAGGAGGCTGATGCGGTCTATATAACTCTATCAGCCCGGCAGTTAAACCCTGATTTATTTATAATATCACGGGCTGATAACGATAGTGTTTACAACAAATTATTAAGAGCCGGCGCCACCAAAGTTATTTCTCCGCATATTGCCGCTGGCGTTCGTATGGCTCAGGCGGCTATAAAACCTGCCGTTGTCGATTTCATGACAGTAGCCTCCGGCGGCGCTGATGAAGGTATGAGAATCGAGGAAATCGCCGTTAAAAGCGGTTCTAAATTAGAGGGTACTATCCTGAAGGATTCAGGTATCAGGTCGGAATTGGGAATAACGGTTATTGCCGCTAAGAAGAAGGGGGTAGAAATGTATAACAATCCGCCGCCCGATTTTTATATCGAGGCGGGCGATACTCTGATACTTGTTGGAACCTCCGAGCAATTAGAACAACTTGTATCATTCTGCAGTGCCTGA
- a CDS encoding DMT family transporter translates to MKLKNNWLPLIPAVFAVSWAAILIRACDAPATIIAFYRMIFAAVMLLPFVLTVYRRNFREFTKYSLLITSLAGVLLGWHFFFWIESLNHTSIASSVVLVTTQPVYVAILASLILKEKTGLKGIISIILAIIGTILIAGFDFSLEKEYLWGDMLALAGAVMAGCYLFIGRIVRPRLSTMPYIFTAYSMAALTLGIIVMVKGEFGASYQSSNYWYFFLLAAGPTLVGHTLYNYTLRHVKAHKVGLSIVGEPILASIWAIFIFSEYPTIGAIIGGVIIIFSLVLVFSERGQ, encoded by the coding sequence GTGAAACTAAAGAATAACTGGCTGCCATTAATTCCTGCGGTTTTCGCTGTTTCATGGGCAGCAATATTAATAAGAGCCTGTGATGCTCCTGCCACAATTATAGCATTTTACAGGATGATTTTCGCCGCAGTAATGCTTCTGCCATTTGTCCTGACTGTCTATCGCCGCAATTTCAGAGAGTTTACCAAATATTCTTTGCTGATTACATCTCTTGCCGGAGTGCTTCTCGGCTGGCATTTCTTTTTCTGGATAGAATCATTAAATCATACGTCAATAGCCTCCTCGGTGGTTTTGGTTACAACACAACCGGTATATGTAGCCATTTTAGCCAGTTTAATTCTTAAGGAAAAGACAGGGCTTAAAGGTATAATTTCCATTATACTCGCTATAATTGGCACTATTTTAATCGCAGGATTTGACTTCAGCCTTGAAAAAGAGTATTTATGGGGCGATATGCTGGCATTAGCCGGAGCGGTCATGGCTGGCTGCTACCTGTTTATCGGTAGAATTGTCCGCCCGAGATTAAGCACTATGCCGTATATCTTTACAGCTTACTCTATGGCAGCATTAACATTGGGGATAATAGTGATGGTTAAGGGCGAATTCGGGGCATCATATCAGTCATCAAATTATTGGTATTTTTTCCTGCTTGCCGCCGGCCCGACATTGGTTGGGCATACATTATATAATTATACTTTAAGGCATGTTAAGGCCCATAAAGTCGGTTTATCAATTGTAGGCGAGCCGATACTCGCCTCGATTTGGGCTATTTTTATATTTAGCGAATATCCGACTATTGGCGCTATAATTGGCGGTGTGATAATTATTTTTTCACTGGTGTTGGTTTTTTCTGAGAGAGGACAATGA
- the tig gene encoding trigger factor has product MKITVKSEPNCKKILEIEVPREDFETEFQKQLLQYRSEAKIPGFRPGKAPKEIIEKRFSDNIKADALESLLPKAYNEAIAQENLNPISQPIISEVKSDDSQPISFKVQIEIKPEINLKEYTGHSFERKVREVTDTDIEETLKQLQDRYAEFIPVERKCHNEDMVIVDLIKKHDKLGKVEKDKLENVEIDLSGDSVLKEFKDGLLGMGIGEMKEIEVNYPDDYSDKQMAGNEVRYMAIVKEVKEKKLPPLDDEFAKNYLQVDTVEELKKTIKESLIKKADDDADISLKSSIIKYTVENNKFEVPESLVEKYVESVTEDFKKKNKDVDELELRQSCRPMGEDFYRWQFIYLEIAEKESIKVTESDRTEWIEQFAKAYNMSEKVARETLGRAGKFDDIDDSLLEKKVLDFIKDNSNITA; this is encoded by the coding sequence TTGAAAATTACCGTTAAAAGCGAACCTAATTGTAAAAAAATTCTCGAAATTGAGGTTCCAAGAGAAGATTTTGAGACTGAATTTCAGAAACAGCTTCTTCAATATCGCTCTGAAGCTAAAATCCCTGGCTTTCGACCGGGCAAAGCGCCAAAAGAAATAATTGAAAAAAGGTTTTCGGATAATATCAAGGCGGATGCTCTCGAATCTTTATTGCCTAAGGCATATAATGAGGCTATTGCTCAGGAAAATTTAAACCCTATCAGCCAACCGATAATATCCGAAGTTAAATCCGATGATAGTCAGCCGATTTCATTTAAGGTTCAAATTGAAATTAAACCGGAAATCAACCTGAAAGAATATACCGGACATTCATTTGAAAGGAAAGTTAGGGAAGTCACTGATACCGATATTGAGGAAACGTTAAAACAGCTTCAGGATAGATATGCCGAATTTATTCCGGTCGAACGCAAATGCCACAATGAAGATATGGTAATTGTTGACCTTATAAAAAAACATGACAAGCTTGGCAAAGTCGAAAAAGATAAACTGGAAAATGTCGAAATTGATTTAAGCGGCGATTCGGTTTTGAAAGAGTTTAAAGATGGCTTGCTGGGTATGGGTATCGGTGAAATGAAAGAGATAGAGGTGAATTACCCTGATGATTATTCCGATAAGCAAATGGCAGGCAATGAAGTGCGGTATATGGCCATAGTTAAGGAGGTCAAGGAAAAAAAATTGCCGCCGCTTGATGACGAATTTGCTAAAAATTACCTCCAAGTAGATACTGTCGAGGAGCTTAAGAAAACAATTAAAGAAAGCCTAATCAAAAAAGCCGATGATGATGCTGACATTTCGTTAAAAAGCAGTATTATTAAATATACCGTTGAAAACAATAAGTTTGAAGTACCTGAATCGCTTGTTGAAAAATATGTAGAATCTGTAACTGAAGATTTTAAGAAAAAGAACAAAGATGTCGATGAATTAGAATTAAGGCAGAGTTGTCGGCCGATGGGTGAGGATTTCTATCGCTGGCAATTTATATACCTTGAAATTGCCGAGAAAGAGTCAATTAAAGTTACTGAAAGTGATAGAACCGAATGGATAGAACAGTTCGCCAAGGCATACAACATGTCTGAAAAAGTTGCCCGCGAAACTTTGGGAAGAGCGGGAAAATTTGACGATATCGATGATTCATTACTTGAGAAAAAAGTTCTTGATTTTATTAAGGATAACTCAAACATTACTGCATAG
- the alr gene encoding alanine racemase, translated as MKTKAGSSQTELSVEDINKIRPAYLEIDLNALRHNFQQIKNRISADTSFMAVIKANAYGHGLIEIGLKAEEYGADLLGVAFIEEGERLLKAGIKIPIAVLYPDIIERTSRLVNAGMIAVVDSTEYLDALNKAAVSMKKKVKVFIKIETGMRRYGVDSAEIQDIITTASEMTGIEIIGVTTNLADSANGDNTFTESQFAEFTNAIKKTGLNIKDHYLSIENSSGFLFHHNQNFNLIRIGLLLYGIHPKKNIDIDIKPVMSLKSRIIRLKKLPAGKPVGYSGSFITKRDTTAATIGIGYADGYPWSLSNKGYVLINGYKAPIIGRICMDAMMIDVTEIPGVKEGDEVVLLGKSKDQSITANEIAELAGSFSYELISGFTIRLPRIYKGE; from the coding sequence GTGAAAACAAAAGCTGGCAGCAGCCAAACAGAATTATCCGTTGAAGATATAAATAAGATACGTCCGGCATATCTGGAAATCGACCTGAACGCTTTAAGGCATAATTTCCAGCAAATAAAAAACAGAATAAGCGCTGATACAAGCTTTATGGCAGTAATTAAGGCAAACGCATACGGCCATGGTCTTATAGAAATCGGGCTTAAGGCTGAGGAATACGGCGCGGATTTACTGGGAGTCGCTTTTATCGAAGAGGGTGAAAGGCTTCTAAAAGCAGGCATTAAAATCCCGATAGCCGTGCTTTATCCTGATATTATAGAGCGAACATCAAGGCTTGTAAATGCGGGAATGATTGCCGTTGTCGATTCAACAGAATATCTTGATGCGCTCAACAAAGCGGCTGTTTCGATGAAGAAGAAAGTTAAAGTATTTATCAAAATAGAAACCGGCATGAGAAGATATGGCGTTGATAGTGCCGAAATACAAGATATTATAACTACCGCCTCTGAAATGACCGGAATAGAAATAATTGGCGTTACAACAAACCTTGCCGACTCGGCCAATGGCGACAACACATTCACGGAATCGCAGTTTGCTGAATTTACAAACGCAATCAAAAAAACCGGCTTAAACATTAAAGACCATTATCTGAGTATTGAAAATTCAAGCGGCTTTTTATTCCATCACAATCAGAATTTCAACTTAATCAGGATTGGGCTATTGCTTTATGGTATTCATCCCAAGAAAAATATCGATATCGATATCAAACCTGTTATGAGCCTGAAAAGCAGGATTATTCGCCTAAAGAAATTGCCTGCCGGAAAACCTGTCGGCTATAGCGGCAGTTTTATTACAAAAAGAGATACGACAGCGGCTACTATAGGCATAGGCTACGCCGATGGCTATCCCTGGTCTCTTTCCAATAAGGGCTATGTTCTCATCAATGGCTATAAAGCTCCTATCATCGGCAGGATTTGCATGGATGCCATGATGATTGATGTTACTGAGATTCCGGGCGTTAAGGAAGGCGATGAAGTTGTGTTGTTGGGAAAATCAAAAGACCAGTCAATAACCGCTAATGAAATAGCCGAGTTGGCAGGTTCGTTCTCTTATGAGCTTATATCTGGTTTTACCATCAGGCTGCCGAGAATTTACAAAGGAGAATAA
- a CDS encoding inositol-3-phosphate synthase, translated as MGKVRVGIIGAGNCCSSFVQGVEFYKNAKDDEFVPGLMHVNLGGYHISDIEFSAAIDIDKNKVGKDLSEAIFTKPNNTYKFSDVPNLGVKVERGMTHDGLGKYLSEIIEKAPGPTADIVKILKDTGTDVVVSYLPVGSEEATKWYVEQILDAGCGFVNCIPVFIAREQYWQERFKKRGLPMIGDDIKSQVGATIIHRILTRLFRERGVRLERTSQLNVGGNTDFLNMLERSRLESKKISKTNAVTSQLDYDIGKNNVHIGPSDYVAWLTDRKWAHIRLEGTTFGNVPLNAELKLEVWDSPNSAGVVIDAVRCCKLGLDHNLSGTMYGPASYFMKSPPEQYTDAKALEKTEEFIAKYAVAADTDEKEKKVKVLKEIPDSKSRVKDILKTKTE; from the coding sequence ATGGGAAAAGTTAGAGTTGGAATAATAGGAGCAGGTAATTGTTGCTCATCCTTCGTTCAGGGTGTTGAGTTCTATAAAAATGCCAAAGATGATGAATTTGTGCCCGGTTTAATGCATGTTAATTTAGGCGGTTATCATATCTCCGACATTGAGTTTTCTGCCGCCATTGATATCGATAAAAATAAAGTTGGCAAAGACCTGTCTGAGGCGATTTTTACCAAGCCTAATAATACTTATAAATTCAGCGATGTGCCCAATCTCGGCGTGAAAGTCGAACGAGGTATGACCCATGACGGCTTAGGCAAATATCTGTCTGAGATAATTGAAAAAGCACCCGGACCAACCGCCGACATCGTTAAGATATTAAAAGATACCGGAACGGATGTAGTTGTCAGCTATTTACCTGTTGGCTCGGAAGAGGCAACAAAGTGGTATGTCGAGCAAATACTTGATGCTGGCTGTGGTTTTGTTAATTGTATACCGGTTTTTATTGCCCGCGAGCAATACTGGCAGGAAAGATTTAAAAAACGCGGTTTGCCGATGATTGGCGATGATATTAAATCGCAGGTCGGAGCTACAATCATTCATCGTATTTTGACCCGTCTGTTCCGCGAACGCGGCGTTCGTTTGGAAAGAACCAGTCAGCTTAATGTTGGCGGCAATACAGACTTCTTAAACATGCTCGAAAGAAGCCGGCTTGAATCGAAAAAGATTTCAAAAACCAACGCTGTTACCTCACAACTTGATTATGATATTGGAAAAAATAATGTCCATATAGGCCCCTCTGATTATGTCGCCTGGCTGACCGACCGCAAATGGGCGCATATCCGCCTTGAGGGAACAACTTTTGGCAATGTGCCGTTAAATGCCGAACTCAAGCTTGAGGTCTGGGATTCACCTAATTCCGCCGGCGTTGTTATTGATGCGGTCAGATGCTGCAAGCTGGGGCTTGACCATAATCTGTCCGGCACAATGTACGGACCGGCGTCATACTTTATGAAATCGCCGCCGGAACAGTACACCGATGCCAAAGCTCTTGAAAAAACCGAGGAATTTATAGCCAAATATGCTGTTGCTGCCGATACTGATGAAAAAGAAAAGAAAGTGAAAGTATTAAAAGAAATTCCGGACAGTAAAAGCAGAGTCAAGGATATACTGAAAACCAAGACAGAATAG
- a CDS encoding glycerophosphodiester phosphodiesterase, whose amino-acid sequence MANQVLNIAHRGASEYLPDNTLESFDRALAENADMIELDVRKTIDGKLVLFHDWTVNIPSAGSPDTNIPKLVSHASSTKLQESCQRNGYRLAMLDETLEHFGGRLDINIELKAGGYEKDVVDLVNEFGLVDSVIISSFFPWIIKKIKNYDNRFKAGWIIGQEQVILLNRLARPIVSLLFDKIEADSAHFHYEIITPAVIKHFHLRQIPIFAWTVNNEHIFSYLIDMGVDGIITDRPGVLHSILQKETNNMVNQLTGSKLIASFKKA is encoded by the coding sequence ATGGCAAATCAGGTGCTAAACATTGCTCATCGGGGAGCATCAGAATATTTACCAGACAATACGTTAGAGTCATTCGACAGAGCCTTAGCTGAAAATGCCGATATGATTGAACTTGATGTTCGCAAAACTATCGATGGTAAACTGGTTTTATTTCATGATTGGACTGTTAACATTCCATCAGCCGGCTCTCCCGACACAAATATCCCCAAATTAGTTTCACATGCCAGTTCCACCAAACTTCAAGAGTCTTGCCAGAGAAACGGCTACAGGTTAGCTATGCTTGATGAAACGCTTGAGCATTTTGGCGGGCGATTGGATATTAATATCGAGCTAAAAGCGGGCGGATACGAAAAAGACGTAGTCGATTTGGTAAACGAGTTTGGTCTTGTCGATAGCGTAATAATTTCATCATTTTTCCCTTGGATTATAAAAAAAATCAAAAACTATGACAATAGATTCAAAGCCGGCTGGATTATCGGACAGGAACAAGTTATTCTTCTCAACAGGCTGGCGCGGCCTATAGTTTCATTGTTGTTTGATAAAATCGAAGCCGACTCGGCTCATTTTCATTATGAAATTATAACTCCGGCTGTTATTAAACACTTTCATCTAAGACAAATCCCTATTTTTGCCTGGACTGTTAACAATGAACATATTTTTAGCTATCTTATAGATATGGGAGTTGATGGAATTATCACCGACCGGCCGGGGGTTCTCCATTCGATTCTTCAAAAAGAAACGAATAATATGGTCAATCAACTAACCGGTTCCAAGCTTATAGCATCATTTAAAAAAGCGTGA
- a CDS encoding S41 family peptidase, with protein sequence MINKPSLNKLGILTGPIFLLCLAVGFAWASDDDLYSFIRLFDKIAITVSDRYVLPLDPEKMINSSIKGMMKDLDKYSRYLSDQDYYYLMKETQGEYIGIGIELEEHSDTVWVSSVIEGSPAAASNVRVGDRIIKVDSLDAVGLSASECRDLLRGDKDSRVFINFWRPLFSKHIEIEFTRENIHIEPVPCWCIDSYNNGYIKITRFSEGTALEVESLISLLMDKGISGLIIDLQNNPGGLLYEAVELASIFLNEDDKIVETRGRGSAALRTYKVREGGIYNKGPLVIVIDDQTASAAEIVAGAIQDHDRGLIVGSTSYGKGLVQQIMQFDDNSALKLTTAKYYTPSNRCIQKDTSLSNLAKPENSDRNILFYTKSGRPVFGGGGIIPDIYIDRLETPPFLDDINTLGYVTDFVAEYGPKLDIDENFVVSDDIVSLFIGYIEKKKYVYRNPEFSAFDQFVDQNKDWLNKDNLSGYVDDIKKILEKKSDKEMLTLHSQIKDILYESFITQGLGKRKAYELVWLKTHPELIKAGMVLGNPQTYDNLLANY encoded by the coding sequence ATGATAAATAAACCTTCATTAAATAAGCTCGGCATATTAACCGGGCCTATTTTTTTACTATGTTTAGCAGTCGGGTTTGCCTGGGCATCCGATGACGACCTTTATAGTTTTATCCGTCTTTTTGATAAAATAGCCATTACCGTTTCCGACAGATATGTTTTGCCTCTTGATCCCGAAAAGATGATAAATTCAAGCATCAAAGGCATGATGAAAGATTTAGACAAGTACAGCCGATATTTATCCGATCAGGATTATTATTATCTTATGAAGGAGACGCAGGGTGAATATATCGGCATCGGGATAGAACTCGAAGAGCATTCCGATACGGTATGGGTAAGTTCGGTAATTGAGGGAAGCCCAGCAGCTGCTTCGAATGTCCGGGTTGGCGATAGAATTATTAAAGTAGACAGCCTTGATGCTGTAGGTCTGTCAGCCTCGGAGTGCCGGGATTTATTGAGAGGCGACAAAGACAGTCGAGTGTTTATAAATTTCTGGCGGCCTCTTTTCTCGAAACATATAGAGATAGAATTTACACGTGAAAATATCCATATAGAACCTGTTCCCTGCTGGTGTATTGACAGCTATAATAACGGTTATATAAAGATAACGAGATTTTCTGAGGGAACAGCGCTGGAAGTGGAATCTTTAATTTCATTGTTGATGGATAAAGGAATCAGCGGCTTGATAATCGATTTGCAGAATAATCCTGGCGGCTTGTTATATGAGGCTGTCGAGTTGGCGTCAATTTTTTTAAATGAAGATGACAAAATTGTTGAAACGAGGGGAAGGGGATCGGCTGCCCTGCGCACATATAAAGTCCGAGAGGGCGGTATTTATAATAAAGGACCCTTGGTTATTGTAATTGATGACCAGACTGCCTCGGCAGCCGAGATTGTTGCCGGGGCAATTCAGGATCATGACCGGGGACTTATTGTAGGTTCGACCTCATATGGGAAAGGGCTTGTCCAGCAGATAATGCAGTTTGACGATAACTCGGCGCTTAAACTGACTACGGCAAAATATTATACGCCCTCAAACAGGTGCATTCAGAAAGATACATCCCTAAGCAATTTAGCAAAACCGGAAAACTCAGACAGAAATATACTATTCTATACTAAATCGGGCCGGCCGGTTTTTGGCGGCGGCGGCATTATCCCGGATATATATATTGATCGTCTTGAAACTCCGCCGTTCTTGGATGATATCAATACCTTGGGCTATGTAACCGATTTTGTCGCTGAATATGGCCCGAAACTTGACATCGATGAAAACTTTGTAGTAAGCGATGATATTGTCAGTCTATTCATCGGTTATATTGAGAAAAAAAAATATGTTTACCGTAATCCGGAATTCAGCGCATTCGACCAGTTTGTTGACCAAAACAAAGATTGGCTCAATAAAGACAATTTAAGCGGTTATGTTGACGATATTAAAAAAATCCTCGAGAAAAAATCTGATAAGGAGATGCTCACTTTGCATTCGCAGATAAAAGATATTTTATATGAATCATTTATTACTCAGGGATTGGGCAAAAGGAAAGCCTATGAACTTGTTTGGCTGAAAACCCATCCTGAGCTAATTAAAGCTGGGATGGTTTTAGGCAATCCTCAAACCTATGATAATCTGCTGGCCAATTATTAG
- the tmk gene encoding dTMP kinase: MFITFEGIDFSGKSTQCRLLGKFLKDKGYNTLLLREPGGTEISEKIRKLLLDKGSDGMFPLTEFLLYNAARAQVVEEVIKPAHDSGKTVICDRFYDSSTAYQGYGRGLPIKDVEFVNNFSTGGLEPDLTIIVDISVAESLRRLKLTGKQTDRIESEGTEFFETVRQGYLQIATRNSSLLTHKKHRFKVVNGEDDINTVKRKIQEIVISEFENT; the protein is encoded by the coding sequence ATGTTTATTACTTTTGAGGGAATAGACTTTTCCGGCAAAAGCACTCAGTGTCGGCTGTTGGGAAAGTTTTTAAAAGATAAGGGGTATAATACCCTTCTTTTACGCGAACCTGGCGGGACAGAGATATCGGAGAAAATACGCAAACTGCTTTTGGATAAAGGTTCAGACGGCATGTTTCCGCTAACTGAGTTTTTACTGTATAATGCTGCGAGAGCGCAGGTTGTGGAGGAGGTTATCAAACCGGCGCATGATTCGGGCAAAACAGTTATCTGTGATCGGTTTTATGATTCATCCACTGCCTATCAAGGGTATGGCAGAGGTCTGCCAATTAAGGATGTAGAATTCGTAAATAATTTTTCGACTGGCGGACTCGAACCCGATTTGACAATTATAGTAGATATTTCAGTTGCCGAATCATTGAGACGGCTTAAGTTGACCGGCAAACAAACCGACCGGATAGAGTCTGAAGGAACCGAGTTTTTTGAAACAGTCAGGCAGGGATATTTGCAGATTGCAACAAGAAATAGCAGCCTTTTAACACATAAAAAGCACAGATTTAAAGTCGTAAATGGCGAGGACGATATTAATACTGTTAAGCGGAAAATTCAAGAAATTGTAATCAGTGAATTTGAAAATACGTAG
- a CDS encoding CDP-alcohol phosphatidyltransferase family protein yields MNLIGDKFVKGYFKVIEPIIEGFVKSGIHPNTITWAGLFFTIFAANFFRLGSFFIGGIFLVIAGTCDVLDGQIARRNDQKSKFGAFFDSAIDRYSDIVIFLGIAIYFDQLYIYVLIVLALTGSLLTSYMRARAGALKIDCKVGFMQRPERITYVAGAAIFDGLLGWLFKTIFGVEHLLIIIVLWFVAIVSHITVLQRIIHVKKKMESLDNE; encoded by the coding sequence ATGAACTTAATTGGCGATAAATTTGTAAAGGGTTACTTTAAGGTAATAGAACCTATCATTGAGGGGTTTGTTAAGTCTGGCATCCATCCCAATACGATTACCTGGGCTGGTTTGTTTTTTACAATATTTGCAGCTAATTTTTTCAGACTTGGCTCATTCTTTATCGGGGGTATCTTTTTGGTTATTGCCGGCACTTGCGATGTGCTTGATGGCCAAATTGCCAGAAGGAACGATCAAAAAAGCAAATTTGGGGCTTTTTTCGATTCAGCTATCGACCGTTATAGCGATATAGTAATTTTTCTTGGCATTGCGATTTATTTCGACCAACTGTATATCTATGTGCTTATTGTTCTGGCTCTTACGGGTTCGCTTCTAACGTCCTATATGCGCGCCAGAGCCGGCGCCTTAAAAATAGATTGCAAAGTCGGTTTTATGCAAAGACCCGAACGTATTACATATGTTGCCGGTGCGGCAATTTTTGATGGGCTATTAGGGTGGTTGTTTAAAACTATATTCGGAGTGGAACATTTGCTGATAATCATTGTATTATGGTTTGTGGCTATTGTATCTCATATAACAGTCTTGCAAAGAATTATCCATGTAAAGAAAAAAATGGAATCTTTAGATAATGAATAA